From one Plantibacter flavus genomic stretch:
- a CDS encoding metal-dependent transcriptional regulator: MTVSGLSTVSQDYLKTIWTTSEWADESATVKLLADRMGVRPATASDAVKRLAAQGLVVHEPYGSIELTPAGQAHAVAMVRRHRLIETFLVEMLGYGWDEVHDEAEILEHAASDTMIERIDAALGHPIRDPHGDPIPSADGTPHRPDAVRLNEAPSDSPLTVCRISDADPETLRHLSSLGIVLDTELSVDDHRAFAGELELRLTATGTRLTLGRLAADAVWVTVAA, from the coding sequence ATGACCGTCTCCGGCCTCTCCACCGTCTCCCAGGACTACCTCAAGACGATCTGGACGACCTCCGAGTGGGCCGACGAGTCGGCCACCGTCAAGCTGCTCGCGGATCGCATGGGCGTCCGTCCCGCGACCGCCTCCGACGCGGTGAAGCGACTCGCCGCCCAGGGACTCGTCGTGCACGAGCCCTACGGCAGCATCGAGCTCACCCCCGCCGGGCAGGCGCATGCGGTCGCGATGGTGCGGCGGCACCGACTCATCGAGACCTTCCTCGTCGAGATGCTCGGCTACGGCTGGGACGAGGTCCACGACGAGGCGGAGATCCTCGAGCACGCGGCGAGCGACACGATGATCGAACGCATCGACGCCGCGCTCGGCCACCCGATCCGCGATCCGCACGGCGACCCGATCCCCTCCGCCGACGGCACCCCGCACCGCCCGGACGCGGTCCGGTTGAACGAGGCTCCGTCCGACAGCCCGTTGACGGTGTGCCGCATCTCGGACGCCGACCCGGAGACCCTCCGACACCTGAGCAGCCTCGGCATCGTCCTCGACACCGAACTGAGCGTCGACGACCACCGTGCGTTCGCGGGCGAACTCGAACTCCGGCTCACCGCGACCGGCACGCGCCTCACGCTCGGCCGCCTCGCCGCCGATGCCGTCTGGGTGACGGTCGCCGCCTGA
- a CDS encoding Nramp family divalent metal transporter, producing MTTDLAAPTTRAPRGPRLLFLLGPAFVAAIAYVDPGNVAANLTAGAQYGYLLVWVLVAANAMAVLVQYLSAKLGLVTGQSLPELLGSRLRTGPRRLYWAQAELVAAATDLAEVIGGAVALHLLFGIPLVLGGVIVGVFSIVLLAVQNWYGQRHFEFAILTLLAVIAVGFLAGLFVSPVDWGAAAGGIVPRFEGTATVLLAASMLGATVMPHAIYLHSSLSRDRHGVQTSDGAIRRLIVATRWDVAAALVLAGAVNIAMLLLAAASLGGVDGTDSIEGAHAAITAALGPVIGVIFAIGLLASGLASTSVGAYAGAAIMGGLLKVRIPLLARRVITLIPALVILAAGIDPTTALVLSQVFLSLGIPFALIPLVRYTGDRRIMGVHVDQLATRVFAWVVVALIVSLNVALIVLTFFG from the coding sequence GTGACCACCGACCTCGCTGCTCCGACGACCCGCGCGCCCCGCGGACCGCGACTCCTGTTCCTGCTCGGACCCGCCTTCGTGGCGGCGATCGCCTACGTCGATCCCGGGAACGTCGCGGCGAACCTCACGGCGGGAGCCCAGTACGGCTACCTGCTGGTGTGGGTGCTCGTCGCCGCGAACGCGATGGCCGTGCTCGTCCAGTACCTCTCCGCCAAGCTCGGCCTCGTCACCGGGCAGAGCCTGCCCGAGTTGCTCGGCTCACGACTGCGAACCGGGCCGCGTCGGCTCTACTGGGCGCAGGCGGAGCTCGTCGCCGCCGCGACCGACCTCGCCGAGGTGATCGGCGGCGCCGTGGCGCTCCACCTGCTGTTCGGGATCCCGCTCGTGCTCGGCGGCGTCATCGTGGGGGTCTTCTCGATCGTGCTCCTCGCCGTGCAGAACTGGTACGGCCAGCGGCACTTCGAGTTCGCCATCCTGACGCTCCTCGCCGTCATCGCCGTCGGATTCCTCGCCGGCCTGTTCGTCAGTCCCGTCGACTGGGGTGCCGCGGCCGGAGGTATCGTGCCACGGTTCGAGGGCACGGCGACGGTCCTGCTCGCCGCGAGCATGCTCGGCGCGACGGTCATGCCGCACGCGATCTACCTCCACTCCTCGCTCAGCAGGGACCGGCACGGCGTCCAGACGAGTGACGGTGCCATCCGTCGGCTCATCGTGGCGACCCGCTGGGACGTCGCGGCGGCACTCGTCCTCGCCGGAGCGGTGAACATCGCGATGCTGCTGCTCGCGGCCGCATCGCTCGGCGGTGTCGACGGGACGGACTCGATCGAGGGCGCGCACGCGGCGATCACCGCCGCGCTCGGGCCCGTCATCGGCGTGATCTTCGCCATCGGGCTGCTCGCCTCCGGGCTCGCCTCGACCTCGGTGGGCGCCTACGCGGGAGCGGCGATCATGGGCGGGCTCCTCAAGGTGCGCATCCCGTTGCTCGCCCGACGGGTGATCACCCTCATCCCGGCGCTCGTCATCCTGGCGGCGGGTATCGACCCGACCACCGCGCTCGTGCTGAGCCAGGTGTTCCTCAGCCTCGGCATCCCCTTCGCGCTCATCCCGCTCGTGCGCTACACGGGCGACCGGCGGATCATGGGGGTCCATGTCGACCAGCTCGCCACCCGGGTGTTCGCCTGGGTCGTGGTCGCACTCATCGTCTCGCTGAACGTCGCGCTCATCGTGCTGACCTTCTTCGGGTGA
- a CDS encoding DUF3105 domain-containing protein codes for MTPAADRPKNTPVPPAVKQQSVKQEREAQRQAKVAAFKQAQKRKNRNRRIGIWAAVVGGVAVIAVLITSVVLTLPKNASYPGGGTGTGQDIAGVQLFQNTSEHVEGTVDYPQNPPAGGPHNQYWLNCGVYTEEQTNENAVHSLEHGAIWVTYDPSLSDAELTKLKELLPTTYVILSPKSDLPSPIVLSGWNSQLQVNNASDARIADFFEEFWKSNNVPEPGAACTGAIDGPGKV; via the coding sequence GTGACCCCCGCAGCAGATCGCCCCAAGAACACCCCCGTCCCGCCCGCCGTCAAGCAGCAGAGCGTGAAGCAGGAGCGCGAAGCCCAGCGTCAGGCCAAGGTCGCGGCGTTCAAGCAGGCGCAGAAGCGGAAGAACCGCAACCGCCGCATCGGGATCTGGGCCGCTGTCGTCGGCGGCGTGGCCGTCATCGCCGTCCTCATCACGAGTGTCGTCCTCACCCTGCCCAAGAACGCCAGCTACCCCGGCGGCGGCACCGGCACCGGCCAGGACATCGCGGGCGTGCAACTGTTCCAGAACACCTCGGAGCACGTCGAGGGCACGGTCGACTACCCGCAGAACCCGCCGGCAGGTGGTCCGCACAACCAGTACTGGCTGAACTGCGGCGTCTACACCGAGGAGCAGACCAACGAGAACGCGGTCCACTCCCTCGAGCACGGTGCGATCTGGGTCACCTACGACCCGTCCCTCAGCGACGCGGAGCTCACGAAGCTCAAGGAGCTGCTCCCCACCACGTACGTCATCCTGTCGCCGAAGTCCGACCTCCCCTCCCCGATCGTGCTGAGCGGCTGGAACTCCCAGCTGCAGGTCAACAACGCGAGCGACGCGCGCATCGCCGACTTCTTCGAGGAGTTCTGGAAGAGCAACAACGTCCCGGAGCCCGGCGCGGCCTGCACGGGCGCGATCGACGGTCCCGGCAAGGTCTGA
- a CDS encoding DUF305 domain-containing protein, producing MTPASTPDAPATGEPADGGVTDEELAAWEAQGSPDGSSRTRVVIAAMTVVAIMVAAAIGFSVGRLSTLADPTPTTTSAEAGFSRDMQVHHNQGVELAMIIRDRTDAVDVRTLAYDIATTQAQQSGQLYDWLVQWNLPQGSRQPDMTWMTLPTLSGASGHAHGGDSATPGSTHTPGDPMPGLATPAQIDQLTAASGVQAERVFLTLMIAHHRGAVEMAEALQPRTTNATALAFTRAVIASQQAEIELMTGMLDDRGGPVDLAG from the coding sequence TTGACCCCGGCGAGCACCCCCGACGCCCCGGCGACCGGTGAACCGGCCGACGGCGGTGTGACCGACGAGGAACTCGCCGCCTGGGAGGCGCAGGGCTCCCCCGACGGCTCCAGCCGGACCCGCGTCGTCATCGCCGCGATGACCGTCGTCGCGATCATGGTCGCTGCGGCGATCGGTTTCTCGGTCGGTCGGCTCAGTACGCTCGCCGACCCGACACCCACCACGACGAGCGCCGAGGCGGGCTTCTCGCGCGACATGCAGGTGCACCACAACCAGGGCGTGGAACTCGCCATGATCATCCGCGACCGGACGGACGCGGTCGACGTTCGCACCCTCGCGTACGACATCGCGACCACCCAGGCGCAGCAGTCCGGGCAGTTGTACGACTGGCTCGTCCAGTGGAACCTGCCGCAGGGCTCACGGCAGCCGGACATGACGTGGATGACGCTCCCCACGCTCTCGGGTGCGAGCGGACATGCGCACGGCGGCGACTCGGCGACCCCCGGGTCCACCCACACCCCGGGCGATCCGATGCCGGGCCTCGCCACACCCGCCCAGATCGACCAGCTGACGGCGGCGTCCGGGGTTCAGGCCGAGCGGGTGTTCCTGACCCTGATGATCGCCCATCACCGCGGCGCGGTCGAGATGGCCGAGGCGTTGCAGCCGCGGACCACGAACGCGACCGCGCTGGCCTTCACGCGCGCGGTGATCGCGAGCCAGCAGGCGGAGATCGAGCTCATGACCGGCATGCTCGACGACCGGGGCGGACCGGTCGACCTCGCCGGCTGA